The following proteins are co-located in the Sporichthya brevicatena genome:
- a CDS encoding YnfA family protein, with product MDTLRSIGLFVLAALAEIGGAWLVWQGVREHKGWMWAGLGVVALGLYGFVATLQPDPNFGRILAAYGGVFVAGSLAWAMTLDGFKPDRWDLIGAGLCLLGVAVIMYAPREV from the coding sequence ATGGACACCCTGCGCTCGATCGGCCTGTTCGTCCTCGCCGCGCTCGCCGAGATCGGCGGAGCGTGGCTGGTGTGGCAGGGCGTCCGCGAGCACAAGGGCTGGATGTGGGCCGGGCTGGGCGTGGTCGCGCTCGGGCTCTACGGCTTCGTCGCCACCCTCCAGCCCGACCCGAACTTCGGCCGGATCCTCGCCGCGTACGGCGGCGTGTTCGTCGCCGGCTCGCTCGCCTGGGCCATGACGCTCGACGGCTTCAAGCCCGACCGCTGGGACCTGATCGGCGCCGGCCTCTGCCTGCTCGGCGTCGCGGTGATCATGTACGCCCCGCGCGAGGTCTGA
- a CDS encoding molybdopterin-dependent oxidoreductase: MTLRARAEGAAGGVLAAFAGVGAAEGVATAIAGPSPVVAVGTWAIDTAPAWLREWAIRTFGVDDKQVLVTGMLATIALLAALAGAVGVTRRALAVGMSIGVGLVGVLAVATVRGVDDPALVRITPALVALIVSTGGLVLLLEALDRAEAGETAPVEPAPVEPAPVGLGARVTPREPVVVVDEPERPAVMVPSRRPLALAAGLDRRTFLTAAGGVAAVGVAGGVLWKFGEESYATSGLFALPRPASPATPVRRADFSIPGLTSYFTPNDDFYRIDTALVVPRLSHETWKLTITGMVDRPVTLTFDDLLKAPLIERDVTLMCVSNEVGGYYNGTARWLGVRVADVLASVGIRPEADAVKSTSADGWTCGTPLSALTDPNRDAMFAIGMNGQPLPYDHGFPVRMVVPGLYGFVSATKWLTTFEVTRFDEFRAYWTSRGWSEQAPVKTQSRIEVPRPYSDVAAGTTQLAGMAWAVHRGVRKVEVLIDGKPYVAELAPWDNPDTWRQWRLRGWEATPGDYTVAVRATDARGEVQTAKKARPDPDGATGWHTVRITVPDSAR; this comes from the coding sequence GTGACGCTGCGGGCACGGGCGGAAGGGGCGGCCGGGGGAGTCCTGGCCGCGTTCGCCGGTGTCGGCGCGGCCGAGGGCGTCGCGACGGCGATCGCCGGCCCGTCTCCGGTGGTCGCCGTCGGGACGTGGGCGATCGACACCGCGCCGGCCTGGTTGCGCGAGTGGGCGATCCGGACCTTCGGTGTCGACGACAAGCAGGTGCTCGTCACGGGAATGCTGGCGACGATCGCACTCCTCGCCGCCCTCGCCGGCGCGGTCGGGGTGACCCGCCGGGCCCTCGCCGTCGGGATGTCGATCGGGGTGGGGCTGGTCGGCGTCCTCGCGGTCGCGACCGTCCGCGGCGTCGACGACCCCGCGCTGGTCCGCATCACGCCGGCGCTGGTCGCGCTGATCGTGAGCACCGGGGGACTGGTGCTCCTGCTCGAGGCGCTCGACCGGGCCGAGGCCGGCGAGACCGCGCCGGTCGAACCCGCGCCGGTCGAACCCGCGCCGGTCGGCCTCGGGGCGCGGGTGACGCCGCGCGAGCCCGTGGTCGTCGTCGACGAACCCGAGCGGCCGGCGGTGATGGTCCCGTCCCGGCGGCCGCTCGCCCTCGCGGCGGGGCTCGACCGGCGGACCTTCCTCACCGCGGCGGGCGGGGTCGCCGCCGTCGGCGTCGCGGGCGGAGTCCTGTGGAAGTTCGGCGAGGAGAGCTACGCGACGTCCGGGCTGTTCGCCCTGCCCCGGCCGGCGAGCCCGGCCACGCCGGTGCGGCGCGCCGACTTTTCCATCCCCGGCCTGACGTCGTACTTCACGCCGAACGACGACTTCTACCGGATCGACACCGCGCTCGTGGTCCCGCGGCTAAGCCACGAGACCTGGAAGCTGACGATCACGGGGATGGTCGATCGCCCGGTCACGCTGACCTTCGACGACCTGCTGAAGGCGCCGCTGATCGAACGGGACGTCACGCTGATGTGCGTCTCCAACGAGGTCGGCGGCTACTACAACGGCACCGCCCGCTGGCTCGGGGTGCGGGTCGCGGACGTGCTCGCCTCCGTCGGGATCCGGCCGGAGGCGGACGCGGTGAAGTCGACCTCGGCCGACGGCTGGACCTGCGGGACTCCGTTGTCGGCGCTGACCGACCCGAACCGGGACGCGATGTTCGCGATCGGGATGAACGGCCAGCCGCTGCCGTACGACCACGGGTTCCCGGTGCGGATGGTCGTCCCGGGTCTGTACGGGTTCGTGTCGGCGACGAAGTGGCTGACGACGTTCGAGGTGACCCGGTTCGACGAGTTCCGGGCCTACTGGACCTCGCGCGGGTGGTCGGAGCAGGCACCGGTCAAGACGCAGTCGCGCATCGAGGTCCCGCGCCCGTACAGCGACGTCGCGGCCGGAACGACGCAGCTCGCCGGCATGGCCTGGGCCGTGCACCGGGGCGTCCGGAAGGTCGAGGTGCTGATCGACGGCAAGCCCTACGTCGCCGAGCTCGCACCGTGGGACAACCCGGACACGTGGCGGCAGTGGCGGCTGCGCGGCTGGGAGGCGACCCCCGGCGACTACACGGTCGCGGTGCGCGCGACCGACGCTCGGGGTGAGGTCCAGACCGCGAAGAAGGCGCGCCCCGACCCGGACGGCGCGACCGGCTGGCACACCGTCCGGATCACCGTGCCCGATTCGGCCCGATAG